In bacterium (Candidatus Blackallbacteria) CG13_big_fil_rev_8_21_14_2_50_49_14, a genomic segment contains:
- a CDS encoding crotonase: protein MTEELVTYTLKEKAAWLTLQRPQRLNALSIPLLDALLAALQKAQADHAARVVVITGAGEKSFCAGADIDSFYNETQASMDEHAFRERLLQLFELLMKLNKPTIARVNGFALGGGFGLALACDLVVASKNASFGTPEIQIGLFPMMIMPVLFRNMSRKKLLEMIFTGDKISAHEAEQLGMINYAVPAEELDLKVSELVQKLSTKSAKTLQLGREAFYTMSEMDIHQALPYLKGMLSQNLHTRDAREGLQAFLEKRPAVWQDA from the coding sequence ATGACAGAAGAACTCGTCACTTATACCCTGAAAGAAAAAGCCGCCTGGCTGACCCTTCAACGCCCCCAGCGTTTGAATGCCTTGAGCATTCCCTTGTTGGATGCGCTTTTAGCGGCGTTGCAAAAGGCGCAGGCAGATCATGCTGCACGGGTGGTGGTGATTACAGGAGCTGGCGAGAAATCTTTCTGTGCCGGTGCAGATATTGACAGCTTTTACAATGAAACCCAGGCCAGTATGGATGAACACGCCTTTCGTGAGCGTCTTTTGCAACTCTTTGAACTTTTGATGAAGCTCAATAAGCCCACGATTGCGCGGGTCAATGGTTTTGCCCTGGGAGGTGGGTTTGGTTTGGCTTTGGCCTGTGATTTAGTTGTGGCTTCTAAAAATGCAAGTTTTGGAACGCCTGAAATTCAGATTGGTCTGTTTCCGATGATGATCATGCCTGTTTTGTTTCGCAATATGAGCCGCAAAAAATTATTGGAAATGATCTTTACCGGTGACAAAATTTCTGCCCATGAAGCCGAACAATTGGGCATGATCAATTATGCTGTGCCTGCTGAAGAACTGGATCTCAAGGTGTCTGAATTGGTACAGAAACTCAGTACCAAAAGTGCCAAAACCTTACAGTTGGGGCGTGAAGCCTTTTATACCATGTCAGAAATGGATATTCACCAGGCGCTGCCTTATCTCAAGGGCATGCTTTCCCAAAATTTGCATACCCGCGATGCGCGTGAAGGGCTTCAAGCTTTTCTCGAAAAACGGCCAGCGGTTTGGCAGGACGCTTAG
- a CDS encoding sodium transporter, which translates to MQTLDLIVIVLYFAGVAAIGYFSSRKSLTDSKSYFLGGSGVGWMAIGASLFASNISAEHFIGLAGSGAAGGLAVGQFEWLACLILILLGWLFVPFYLRTGVFTMPEFLELRFNRQCRTYLSAISLIAYVFTKVSVAVYAGALVLKTILGWDIWLGAIVLIVATGAYTVFGGLRAVIYTDFFQAFVLIGGGLFLTVAAISQVGGPSVLFQKLPLGFFNLWKGVSHPDFPWTGILFGAPILGIWYWCTDQMIVQRTLAAKNISEAQKATLTAGFLKLLPVFILVLPGMAGHVLYPQVKPDEIYVTLVHNLLPTGIKGLVVAGLLAALMSSLSSVFNSSSTLVVMDFYHHWRPQASEKELVRAGQASTLVLVGVGLLWLPLIGLMSNQLYLYLQSVQAYISPPIAAVFLAGLLWKRANGQGAFAALLTGFVLGSLRFVAEILLKLQKISPESFLGAYASINFLHFAILLFVVAGSVLALVSLLTLPPTASQLQIFASTEGPTETNKKAPNAAALFLILIVLAMWFLLSPLMGFKG; encoded by the coding sequence ATGCAAACCCTTGATTTAATCGTGATCGTGCTCTATTTTGCAGGAGTGGCTGCGATTGGCTATTTTTCAAGCCGCAAAAGCCTGACGGATAGCAAATCCTATTTCCTCGGCGGGAGTGGGGTGGGTTGGATGGCAATTGGCGCCAGCCTCTTTGCCAGCAATATTTCTGCCGAACATTTTATTGGCTTGGCGGGCAGTGGTGCAGCGGGAGGTCTGGCCGTAGGCCAATTTGAATGGTTGGCTTGCTTAATCCTGATTCTGCTGGGCTGGCTTTTTGTGCCCTTTTATTTGCGCACAGGCGTGTTTACCATGCCTGAATTCTTGGAATTGCGTTTCAATCGCCAGTGCCGAACCTATCTCTCTGCGATTTCTTTAATCGCCTATGTCTTTACCAAAGTCAGTGTCGCCGTTTACGCAGGCGCTTTGGTGCTTAAAACCATTTTGGGCTGGGATATCTGGCTGGGAGCAATTGTTTTAATCGTAGCCACGGGTGCCTATACGGTTTTTGGCGGACTTCGGGCGGTGATCTATACCGATTTTTTTCAGGCTTTTGTTTTGATTGGCGGGGGGCTGTTTTTAACGGTGGCGGCCATCAGCCAGGTCGGCGGACCTTCGGTTCTGTTTCAGAAATTGCCCCTGGGTTTCTTTAATCTTTGGAAAGGGGTTTCACACCCCGACTTTCCCTGGACCGGCATCCTTTTTGGGGCACCTATTTTGGGAATTTGGTATTGGTGCACCGATCAGATGATCGTACAACGCACCCTGGCGGCCAAAAATATTTCAGAAGCGCAAAAAGCGACACTTACGGCAGGTTTTCTCAAGCTTTTACCTGTTTTTATCCTGGTTTTACCAGGTATGGCCGGGCATGTGCTTTACCCCCAGGTCAAACCCGATGAAATTTACGTCACGCTCGTTCACAATCTCTTGCCGACAGGCATCAAAGGTCTGGTCGTGGCGGGTCTGTTGGCGGCTTTGATGAGCTCACTCTCAAGTGTGTTTAACAGCAGCTCGACCCTGGTGGTCATGGATTTTTACCACCATTGGCGCCCCCAGGCCAGCGAAAAAGAACTGGTAAGAGCAGGTCAGGCCTCAACCCTGGTTCTGGTCGGAGTCGGCCTGCTCTGGTTGCCACTGATTGGTCTGATGAGCAATCAACTCTATCTCTACCTTCAATCTGTTCAGGCCTATATCTCCCCCCCGATCGCAGCAGTTTTTCTGGCCGGACTGCTCTGGAAACGTGCCAATGGCCAAGGCGCCTTTGCCGCACTTTTAACCGGTTTTGTTTTGGGCAGCCTGCGCTTTGTGGCCGAAATTTTACTCAAACTTCAGAAAATAAGCCCAGAAAGCTTTTTAGGGGCGTATGCCAGCATCAATTTTTTACATTTTGCCATTCTGCTTTTTGTGGTCGCAGGCAGCGTGCTGGCACTGGTCAGCCTGCTTACCCTTCCACCAACAGCCAGTCAACTGCAAATTTTCGCCTCCACAGAGGGCCCCACAGAAACAAACAAAAAGGCCCCCAACGCTGCCGCCCTCTTTTTAATTCTGATTGTTTTGGCAATGTGGTTTCTACTCAGTCCTTTGATGGGTTTTAAGGGCTAA
- a CDS encoding voltage-gated chloride channel, which translates to MSQPRPFRKTLLEETLLISDLFKWTLYATLTGSVIGTGVSWFLKLLHWSEGMNHGQLWLLPIGLFVSSLLVYYLAPDAEGHGTEKVIEAIHKHEGNIRLRVIPVKLLATLVTLGVGGSIGKEGPSAQIGAGLASALAKLFSFSISPRDRKRLVVCGISAGFATVFGTPVAGALFAIEVLFLGRIVYEILYPSFVASITAFYLGQLWGNHYLHFDPGLLPKLNEWHVLQTCLFGLLCGLVALFFIETLKTVEHLFHSLKIWKPAKGLIGGGILALLAWSISPLYLGLGMKPIADALQGSPMPWDAVFWKTIATSLTLATGGSGGVITPLFFLGTSLGNTFAQWFAPEHLAFFSAVGMVAVLAGATNTPLACSVLAMELFGSAIGPYAAAACIASFVIAGYRSVYPSQVLAIEKSSYLRTTQGKTLAESSIAMDVESGKIPALIQTLGHNSRHAFFRHQFSQTMPLHPSDAEPPFSERK; encoded by the coding sequence ATGTCTCAACCCAGACCGTTTCGTAAAACACTTTTAGAAGAAACCCTGCTGATCTCGGATCTCTTCAAATGGACCCTTTATGCCACCCTCACAGGCAGCGTGATCGGTACGGGTGTATCCTGGTTCCTCAAACTGCTACACTGGTCAGAAGGAATGAACCACGGTCAACTCTGGCTGCTTCCCATCGGCTTATTCGTAAGCAGCCTTTTGGTCTATTATCTCGCACCCGATGCCGAAGGGCATGGTACCGAAAAAGTCATTGAAGCGATTCACAAGCATGAGGGAAATATTCGTCTGCGGGTCATTCCTGTCAAACTTTTGGCCACCTTGGTCACCCTGGGTGTGGGCGGTTCCATCGGCAAAGAAGGCCCCAGCGCACAGATTGGTGCAGGTTTAGCCTCAGCTCTGGCCAAGCTTTTCAGTTTCAGCATCAGCCCCCGCGACCGCAAACGTTTAGTGGTTTGCGGGATCAGCGCGGGGTTTGCAACGGTTTTTGGAACCCCTGTAGCAGGTGCGCTGTTTGCGATTGAAGTGCTTTTCCTGGGCCGGATTGTCTATGAAATTCTCTATCCTTCTTTTGTGGCCAGTATTACTGCCTTTTATTTGGGACAACTCTGGGGAAACCATTATCTGCACTTTGATCCGGGTCTCCTGCCCAAACTGAATGAATGGCACGTTTTACAAACCTGTCTGTTTGGCTTGCTCTGTGGGTTGGTGGCTTTGTTCTTTATAGAAACCCTCAAAACAGTTGAGCATCTCTTTCATTCGCTTAAAATCTGGAAACCCGCCAAGGGTCTGATTGGGGGGGGGATACTGGCCCTTCTGGCCTGGAGTATTTCACCCCTTTACCTGGGCTTGGGCATGAAACCGATTGCGGATGCACTGCAAGGCAGCCCCATGCCCTGGGATGCCGTCTTCTGGAAAACCATCGCGACCTCTCTGACCCTGGCCACAGGCGGCAGTGGCGGCGTGATTACCCCGCTCTTTTTTCTGGGAACCTCGCTGGGGAATACCTTCGCACAGTGGTTCGCGCCTGAGCATTTGGCCTTCTTCTCGGCGGTGGGCATGGTGGCCGTCCTGGCTGGTGCCACCAATACCCCCTTGGCCTGCTCTGTACTGGCCATGGAACTCTTTGGTTCTGCCATTGGCCCCTATGCCGCAGCTGCCTGTATTGCCAGTTTTGTCATTGCAGGTTATCGCAGTGTTTACCCTTCTCAGGTTTTAGCGATCGAAAAAAGCAGCTATCTGCGCACCACCCAAGGTAAAACCCTGGCAGAATCCTCTATTGCCATGGATGTTGAAAGTGGTAAAATTCCTGCGTTGATTCAAACCTTGGGGCATAACAGCCGCCATGCCTTTTTCAGGCATCAGTTTTCGCAAACCATGCCCTTACACCCCTCTGACGCGGAGCCCCCTTTTTCAGAAAGGAAATAA
- a CDS encoding rRNA methyltransferase, with amino-acid sequence MYLSSRSNPKIKYIRSLHQKKHRDQQNEFLIEGQNLVEEALQSNWPLVQVLYLSSVSRPEAAAGVECLEVSAEAMAWASTLASPPDYLAVAKQQAIPTPQHCHPCILVTAPLQDPGNLGALLRLADAMHLTGVWVVGSGVDPFHPKVIRGAMGSALRVPIRILDSSKELLQLKEQGWQLLATDAHGKASSFSLAFPEKTALLLGSEGPGLPTELAELADLSVRIPIHTQVESLNVVTAAAMLLHEYCRQYPLETQR; translated from the coding sequence ATGTATCTTTCTAGCCGTTCAAATCCAAAAATTAAATATATACGTAGCTTACACCAAAAAAAGCATCGCGATCAGCAGAATGAGTTTCTGATTGAAGGTCAAAATCTGGTTGAAGAAGCGTTACAAAGCAACTGGCCGCTGGTTCAGGTGCTTTATCTATCTTCGGTTTCACGCCCCGAGGCAGCTGCTGGAGTTGAATGTCTGGAAGTTTCTGCAGAGGCCATGGCCTGGGCCAGCACGCTTGCTTCACCCCCTGATTATCTGGCGGTCGCAAAGCAACAGGCTATTCCCACGCCCCAACATTGCCACCCTTGTATTTTGGTGACTGCTCCCCTGCAAGACCCGGGCAATCTGGGAGCACTGCTGCGCTTGGCTGATGCCATGCATCTGACCGGCGTCTGGGTGGTGGGTTCTGGAGTTGACCCGTTTCACCCCAAGGTGATTCGGGGCGCCATGGGCTCAGCCCTGCGTGTGCCCATTCGGATCCTGGATTCCAGCAAAGAGCTGCTCCAATTGAAAGAACAGGGCTGGCAACTGCTCGCCACAGATGCGCATGGAAAAGCCTCAAGTTTTTCGCTTGCCTTTCCTGAAAAAACAGCTCTGCTCTTGGGCAGTGAAGGGCCTGGTCTGCCAACTGAACTGGCTGAACTTGCAGATCTGAGCGTGCGGATTCCGATCCACACCCAGGTTGAATCTCTGAACGTGGTGACTGCTGCCGCCATGTTACTGCATGAATATTGCCGTCAATACCCCTTGGAAACACAGCGATGA
- the holA gene encoding DNA polymerase III subunit delta, with product MSSAGIYLLTGEDHWQRQKYFQGLLERHLEPEWRDLNLERFNGDDTEPSVLLESWLTPPFWGECRILLIEFQRSPEALNTLMGFLLAYFESHQPETPNLMVIMSEGLDKRRKEAKNLLKQIQHLDFPAIKSWNIEKELYPWIEEELRKAGKRITRPALQYLGQALGVDKFALHQTLDKLLTYLGEETLLEETQVRVLVAQTEADVFSLLDMLARRREDLAQNHLQHQLLRESPEALMASLAANLRSLYRARSLQAQKWGLEEIAKELGQHSFRLKKNLELWQGYTLSELDLKVRRLLELQTRMRQGLRLDPALALEIWIHEFIQAVA from the coding sequence ATGAGCAGTGCGGGAATTTATCTTTTAACCGGTGAAGATCACTGGCAGCGCCAAAAATATTTTCAAGGACTCTTGGAACGTCATTTGGAGCCCGAATGGCGGGATTTGAATCTCGAACGTTTTAATGGAGATGATACAGAACCCTCTGTGCTGCTGGAAAGTTGGCTGACACCGCCCTTTTGGGGGGAATGTCGCATTTTGCTGATTGAATTTCAACGCTCTCCTGAAGCCCTCAATACGCTGATGGGGTTTCTGCTCGCTTATTTTGAATCTCATCAGCCTGAAACGCCAAATCTGATGGTCATCATGAGTGAAGGTCTTGATAAGCGCCGTAAAGAAGCCAAAAATCTTTTAAAACAAATTCAACATCTTGATTTTCCAGCGATCAAATCTTGGAATATAGAAAAAGAACTCTATCCCTGGATCGAAGAAGAATTACGCAAAGCTGGCAAGCGGATTACCCGGCCCGCTTTGCAGTATTTGGGCCAGGCCTTGGGGGTGGATAAATTTGCTCTGCACCAGACCCTTGATAAACTATTGACCTATCTTGGTGAAGAAACACTCTTGGAAGAAACCCAGGTCAGGGTTTTGGTGGCCCAAACAGAGGCAGATGTCTTCAGTCTGTTGGATATGCTGGCCCGTCGGCGTGAGGATTTGGCGCAGAATCATTTGCAGCACCAGCTTTTGCGTGAAAGCCCGGAGGCCTTGATGGCGTCTCTGGCTGCCAATCTGCGTTCGCTTTATCGGGCGCGGAGTTTGCAGGCTCAGAAATGGGGGCTTGAAGAGATTGCTAAGGAATTGGGGCAGCACAGTTTCAGGCTCAAGAAAAATTTGGAACTTTGGCAGGGCTATACCCTCTCTGAACTGGATTTGAAAGTGCGCCGCCTGCTGGAATTGCAAACCCGTATGCGTCAGGGCTTGCGTTTGGATCCTGCCTTGGCTTTGGAGATCTGGATCCATGAGTTTATTCAGGCGGTGGCCTGA
- a CDS encoding malate dehydrogenase, with product MSRKSVKVAITGAAGQIGYALLFRLASGEVFGHEVDVHLQLLELTQALPALEGVKMELDDCAFPNLASITCTDDMRVAFKDADWALLVGSVPRKAGMERKDLLNINGGIFTKQGLALDEVASPDCKVLVVGNPCNTNALIAKSVCKRLPAQNFFAMTMLDQNRAYSQIAEKAGVHSTAVKNVAIWGNHSATQYPNFFDATVNGKPVPEVISDHEWLKGEFLSTVQQRGAAIIKARGASSAASAANAALDTVKNLIKPTPAGEFFSVAVSSDGSYGVPEGLMFSFPIRTDGHNWEIVQGIELNDFSREKIGATQQELLEEQEAVSELLGG from the coding sequence ATGAGTCGCAAATCCGTAAAAGTAGCCATTACTGGTGCCGCAGGCCAGATTGGCTACGCCCTTCTGTTTCGTTTAGCCTCTGGTGAAGTTTTTGGTCACGAAGTCGATGTGCATCTGCAACTGCTCGAACTGACCCAAGCCCTGCCCGCCCTGGAAGGGGTCAAAATGGAGCTGGATGACTGCGCTTTCCCAAACCTGGCCTCTATCACCTGCACCGATGATATGCGCGTGGCCTTCAAAGACGCTGACTGGGCATTGCTGGTGGGTTCTGTGCCCCGCAAAGCCGGTATGGAACGCAAAGACCTGCTGAATATCAATGGCGGGATCTTTACCAAACAGGGCCTGGCCTTAGACGAAGTCGCCAGCCCAGACTGCAAGGTACTGGTGGTAGGCAACCCCTGCAATACCAATGCCTTGATCGCCAAAAGCGTCTGCAAACGCTTACCCGCCCAAAATTTCTTTGCCATGACCATGCTCGATCAAAACCGAGCCTATTCACAAATTGCAGAAAAAGCAGGCGTTCACAGCACCGCCGTGAAAAACGTCGCGATCTGGGGCAACCACTCAGCCACCCAATACCCCAATTTCTTTGATGCCACAGTGAATGGAAAACCCGTACCTGAAGTCATCAGCGACCACGAATGGCTGAAAGGCGAATTCCTGAGCACCGTACAACAACGGGGAGCCGCGATTATCAAAGCCCGTGGTGCCTCTTCTGCAGCTTCTGCAGCCAATGCGGCCCTCGACACCGTTAAAAACCTGATCAAACCCACCCCTGCTGGAGAATTTTTCTCTGTGGCTGTCAGCTCTGATGGCAGCTATGGTGTGCCCGAAGGTTTGATGTTCAGTTTCCCAATCCGCACCGATGGCCACAACTGGGAAATCGTTCAGGGCATTGAACTGAATGATTTCTCACGCGAAAAAATTGGCGCCACCCAACAGGAATTACTGGAAGAACAAGAAGCTGTCAGCGAATTACTCGGCGGCTAA
- the tatC gene encoding twin-arginine translocase subunit TatC — protein MNTPHDDPREMSFIGHLSELRRALVISAVAVLVGAMVGFYYHSWFLQTLMGQIPDVRFVIVSPAEGLSAVLRLSILLGLFLALPVILREFFWFIGPAFTPRQRLLLIPVTLASYVLFVLGVLFSYGTLLPLGVRFLIGFTPPGIQPMLSIGRYIDFSTTLLFGTGLLFQVPVLMLVLALLGVVRQIQLKTRRKYVYFGSFVVAAVITPSVDILTQSLLGGTLIFLFELGLILMGFAERLHGKTGSKEEAFEEEDVK, from the coding sequence ATGAATACGCCCCACGATGATCCCCGTGAAATGAGTTTTATCGGGCATTTGTCCGAACTACGCAGGGCACTTGTCATTTCTGCCGTGGCAGTTCTTGTGGGGGCCATGGTTGGATTCTATTACCACAGTTGGTTTTTACAAACCCTGATGGGCCAGATCCCCGATGTGCGCTTCGTGATAGTTTCTCCTGCTGAAGGGCTCAGCGCCGTCTTGCGCCTCTCCATTCTGCTGGGACTTTTTCTGGCTCTGCCCGTTATTCTGCGCGAATTTTTCTGGTTTATTGGCCCCGCCTTTACACCCCGTCAACGTCTGCTGCTGATACCCGTTACCCTGGCGAGCTATGTGCTTTTTGTTTTAGGGGTTCTGTTCTCCTATGGCACACTCTTGCCTCTGGGGGTGCGTTTTCTGATTGGATTTACTCCCCCAGGCATTCAGCCCATGCTCTCGATTGGACGTTATATTGATTTCAGTACCACTCTACTATTTGGTACCGGCCTGCTCTTTCAGGTTCCTGTTCTGATGCTGGTTCTGGCTCTGCTGGGCGTCGTCAGACAAATTCAATTAAAAACGCGGCGTAAATATGTCTATTTTGGCAGTTTTGTCGTGGCAGCAGTGATTACACCCTCTGTCGATATTCTGACCCAGTCCCTGCTGGGGGGAACCCTGATTTTTCTGTTTGAATTGGGCTTGATTCTGATGGGCTTTGCCGAACGCTTACATGGAAAAACAGGCTCAAAAGAAGAGGCGTTCGAAGAAGAAGACGTCAAATAA
- a CDS encoding DUF4286 domain-containing protein, translating into MILYSVTVSLPETLAAEWLQWQKEIHIPEVLATGYFKHHQMQKLLEPVIEAGFVTYNILYTTDSLEKLNNYRMHEAPRLQAQHLERFGEDVFAVRSVMEIC; encoded by the coding sequence ATGATTCTTTACAGTGTAACCGTTTCTTTGCCAGAAACCCTCGCCGCAGAATGGCTGCAATGGCAAAAAGAAATCCATATTCCTGAAGTACTCGCCACCGGTTATTTTAAACACCATCAAATGCAAAAATTATTAGAGCCTGTGATTGAGGCTGGTTTTGTGACCTATAATATTTTATATACAACCGATTCGCTTGAAAAACTGAACAATTACCGCATGCATGAGGCGCCAAGATTACAAGCCCAGCATCTTGAGCGCTTTGGCGAGGATGTTTTTGCTGTGCGTTCCGTTATGGAAATTTGTTGA